A genome region from Euphorbia lathyris chromosome 4, ddEupLath1.1, whole genome shotgun sequence includes the following:
- the LOC136226622 gene encoding protein MAINTENANCE OF MERISTEMS-like, which translates to MPPKPGAGKGFMKSPADIAENRSGKRHTRSHVVTASARREREDQILMGDAQRAQPEEMADAVEMDGDDSMPPQSSSSVRVPTKTIPRGPGGRFASTAGSSSGSSKRSRSDVEDDWIVKSPVPGGPSDGLMIPSFLGHIATAIWSGQDRGLLRCQTRSLYCGKLCVWYGGASQQIQKRIESTGLSYLPNIMYGHIDAPLIAAFVERWQPDTSSFHMPFGEMSIMLHDVWQILRIPIDGAMVTADASVEELQSCVMELFGMTREELQKGHYFNGGIRAASVLDYCQGDRIADAQATAWTFLMLGCTLFVDKSGDRIRPSCLLEVQDSVSGAIGLSWGSSALTYLYRHLGIASRGDCRQIMGCLTLLQAWIYEYFPCFRPQREGVTLDSAMPRACMWPSIPLEKSGDRLKSYRVRLDRLTADEVMWMSYGPDVITHTPRTIYAGWIRYRDVIEPYMPGRCMRQLGYVQNIPRPILRPLKSVHPWSSLKYRVEVPVDMAEDLWTSFPKACMLILSRFTLARTPSECEEQYMPWYCLHSHPQLLPDMPAPGPVIHTRSNNEVWVSHWVNWGEGALDAMNLLDEDVAAEWRHSYDQILDAWNSAK; encoded by the exons ATGCCGCCAAAGCCAGGAGCGGGTAAAGGCTTCATGAAATCTccg GCTGATATTGCTGAGAACCGTTCTGGAAAGAGACATACAAGGTCACATGTTGTGACTGCCTCTGCCCGGAGGGAACGGGAAGACCAGATATTGATGGGGGATGCCCAGAGGGCACAGCCGGAGGAGATGGCGGATGCTGTAGAGATGGACGGAGATGACTCTATGCCTCCTCAGAGTTCATCCTCTGTGCGAGTACCTACTAAGACCATACCGAGGGGTCCTGGCGGACGTTTTGCTTCTACAGCAGGGTCGTCTTCGG gtagcagcaagcgctCGAGGAGTGATGTGGAGGATGACTGGATCGTGAAGAGCCCGGTTCCTGGGGGTCCATCTGATGGTCTTATGATCCCGAGCTTCCTGGGACATATTGCCACTGCTATTTGGAGCGGACAGGATAGGGGCCTCCTCAGGTGTCAGACACGATCATTATACTGTGGGAAGCTGTGTGTATGGTACGGTGGTGCTTCTCAACAGATCCAGAAGCGTATAGAGTCAACTGGATTGTCCTATTTACCCAATATCATGTATGGCCACATCGATGCGCCCCTGATTGCGGCTTTTgtagagcggtggcagccagacacatcatcatttcacatgccgtttggtgagatgagcattatgttgcatgatgtgtggcagattttgcgcatccccatcgatggggctatggtgactgctgatgcgagTGTTGAGGAGCTTCAGTCTTGTGTGATGGAGTTGTTTGGTATGACTCGGGAGGAGTTGCAGAAGGGTCACTACTTTAATGGCGGTATACGAGCGGCTTCCGTCCTGGATTATTGTCAAGGAGATCGGATTGCTGATGCACAGGCTACTGCTTGGACGTTTTTGATGCTCGGTTGCACATTGTTCGTGGACAAGAGTGGAGACCGCATTCGACCTTCTTGTCTGTTGGAGGTACAGGACTCTGTATCTGGAGCCATTGGACTCTCATGGGGCTCATCTGCACTAacatatctataccgtcatctaGGTATTGCTAGTAGAGGAGACTGCAGGCAGATCATGGGTTGTCTGACACTGCTTCAGGCATGGATTTATGAGTACTTCCCGTGCTTCAGGCCTCAGCGGGAGGGAGTCACATTGGATTCAGCGATGCCGAGGGCTTGCATGTGGCCATCTATACCGTTGGAGAAGAGTGGGGATCGACTGAAATCATATCGTGTCCGGCTTGATAGATTGACTGCTGATGAG gtgatgtggatgtCGTATGGTCCTGATGTCATTACGCATACCCCTAGGACGATATACGCCGGATGGATACGTTACAGAGATGTGATTGAGCCGTACATGCCGGGGAGATGCATGCGCCAGCTAGGTTACGTGCAGAACATACCCCGACCGATCTTGAGGCCGTTGAAGTCCGTACATCCTTGGTCCAGCTTGAAGTATCGGGTAGAAGTGCCCGTCGATATGGCGGAGGATCTTTGGACCTCGTTTCCCAAGGCTTGCATGCTGATATTGTCTCGGTTCACTCTTGCACGGACTCCTTCGGAATGTGAGGAGCAGTACATGCCGTGGTACTGTCTGCATTCACACCCTCAGCTACTACCGGATATGCCTGCACCCGGACCCGTTATTCATACTCGCTCGAACAACGAAGTG TGGGTTAGCCATTGGGTTAACTGGGGAGAAGGTGCATTGGACGCGATGAACCTTCTTGATGAGGATGTTGCGGCTGAGTGGAGACATTCGTACGACCAGATTTTGGATGCTTGGAATTCGGCCAAGTGA
- the LOC136226623 gene encoding uridylate kinase PUMPKIN, chloroplastic-like — protein sequence MWVSRRTVPPGCPIQTSFRLATPKAANSVTLSSLLRHSNLTSSLFPFFFSPFFSLMATDDFPLINDTHAPTRLPNAESVSGGDYYASYADSEQDKSGSGALTTPSLKHHHHYYHNSGNTNKRQKPNGIGESESNINANAVDYRSDYRKDREEWSDTAISCLLEAYMEKYNQLNRGNLRGRDWEEVAEAVSERGGSNNKKSVEQCKNKIDNLKKRYKVEFQRININGGGFGNSTSWHWFKQIEAIMGNSYNTKTVGSGENDCDRNANMMPKQIKRYSSSNAVFANNLKPKPVLNLRWRRVVFKISGASLAANCQNIDPKVAMQIAREVATACRLGLEVAIVVGGRNFFCGDSWISATGLERPTAYQIGMMATVMNSILVQSALEKQGIQTRVQSAFSMPELVEPYSRQRAIRHLEKGRVVIFGGVGAGAGNPLFTTDTAAALRASEINADVLLKGTNVDGIYDCRSSNVLLEHISFRDVVARGVTFMDIMAITYCEENGIPVVIFNLLEPGNISRALCGNQVGTLIDQAGGIS from the exons ATGTGGGTTTCACGGAGAACGGTCCCCCCGGGTTGCCCCATTCAGACCAGCTTCCGCTTAGCAACACCAAAAGCTGCAAACTCCGTCACACTCTCTTCACTTCTCCGTCACTCTAATCTAACGTCGtctctctttcccttttttttttcccCTTTCTTTTCCCTCATGGCCACAGACGACTTTCCTCTCATCAACGACACCCACGCGCCAACCCGACTCCCTAATGCCGAATCTGTCAGTGGCGGAGACTACTACGCTTCCTACGCAGATTCCGAGCAGGACAAATCCGGATCGGGAGCCCTAACCACACCGTCTTTGAAGCACCACCACCACTATTACCATAATAGCGGAAACACCAACAAAAGGCAAAAGCCAAATGGCATAGGCGAATCGGAATCGAACATCAACGCAAACGCCGTCGATTACCGCTCTGATTATAGGAAGGACCGGGAAGAATGGAGCGACACAGCAATATCGTGTCTGCTGGAGGCGTACATGGAGAAGTATAATCAGCTGAACAGAGGGAATCTGAGAGGGAGAGATTGGGAGGAGGTGGCGGAGGCGGTGAGCGAGAGAGGAGGGAGTAATAACAAGAAAAGCGTGGAACAGTGTAAAAACAAGATTGATAATTTGAAGAAACGATATAAAGTAGAGTTCCAGAGGATTAACATTAATGGCGGGGGATTTGGGAACAGCACTAGTTGGCATTGGTTTAAGCAGATTGAAGCTATTATGGGAAATTCTTATAATACTAAGAccgttgggagtggagagaatGATTGTGATAGAAATGCAAATATGATGCCTAAGCAAATTAAGAG ATATTCATCCAGCAATGCTGTTTTTGCAAATAACCTGAAACCTAAACCGGTGCTTAATTTAAGATGGCGGAGAGTAGTATTTAAAATTAGTGGTGCTTCATTGGCTGCAAACTGTCAAAACATTGACCCCAAG GTAGCAATGCAAATTGCAAGGGAAGTGGCAACAGCTTGCCGCCTTGGGCTAGAG GTTGCAATTGTTGTTGGAGGTCGTAACTTTTTTTGTGGGGACTCCTGGATATCTGCCACTGGCTTAGAGAGACCAACAGCATACCAGATTGG TATGATGGCAACAGTGATGAATTCTATATTGGTTCAGTCTGCTCTAGAGAAGCAGGGTATTCAGACCCGTGTGCAAAGTGCATTTTCAATGCCAGAGTTAGTTGAACCTTATAGCAGGCAACGAGCCATCCGACATCTTGAGAAAGGAAGAGTTGTCATATTTGGTGGTGTTGGTGCTGGTGCTGGAAATCCACTATTCACCACTGATACTGCTGCAGCTCTAAGGGCTTCTGAGA TTAATGCAGATGTACTACTCAAAGGTACAAATGTTGATGGAATCTATGATTGTCGCTCTAGCAATGTTTTACTGGAACACATATCTTTCAGAGATGTGGTTGCCAGGGGAGTTACTTTCATGGATATAATGGCAATTACGTATTGTGAGGAGAACGGAATTCCTG TTGTAATCTTCAATTTGCTTGAGCCTGGTAATATTTCAAGAGCATTATGCGGAAACCAAGTTGGTACTTTGATTGATCAAGCAGGAGGGATTAGTTAG